The genomic region ctcctcactcctgctctgtctctctgtctctgtctctgtctctctctcaaaaataaataaatattaaaaaaaaaaaaaacaacaacagaggctagggaaaaaaaattaggggttgactttttaagaaattatcatTTGAATTAGACATTTGACctaatgtcatttaaaatttttgacacAAATAAGCTAAATATTCAGTTCCTATTATCAATGTCAAGTGAGAGCTTCCACAACCATTTTCTGTCTGTGCATATACTCAATGCTTAGGAGTATTGAGGAATAAGAATAAGGAATAAgaattatttcccttctcccaggctCACACACTGAGTTTGGCTTTCTACTTAAGACTTTAGAGTCAAAAATCATTGCTACATCCTCTTACTTTACTCCACCTGCTTGCAAAAGGATGTCTCTgagaattttatttcatctttgtcaCAGGTTTTCTGGGAGAATCCCAGGATTCTCTACAAAAGCAGACTTTGAGGTAAAATTTAGTGTGCAATATGTATCATATGGAGAGTCCTCAGGATAAGCATCTTAATAATAGATGGGATGGAAGTTGGTTTGCCAGGAGAAATTGAGCTGTGAGTCGGGTCTGAGGCCACCTTTGTTCAATACCACGGAGAGTGCTGGAAGTAAAAGTTGTACGAGTGAATTGTTTTGCATTGGGCCGTAGGGTCAGGCATTTCTGCCTATCACTGTGGTTAGATAGGTCATATCTGCAATGGAGACAAGCCTTGAAGGGGCTGAAAGTCCAAGACTCTCTCCTGACAGCACTTCCAGCAGCTGCGGCTACAAATCCTTCACCGAAGTGGGATCTGGGCAGTTTGTGTTCATGTCCATTACAACCCATTTCAgagtcctttctcttctttttttttttaaagtttatttattttgagagagagagagagagagagagagagaaaatcccaaaccctgatgtggggctcaaacacacgaaccatgagatcatgacctgagccgagatcaagagtcagacacttaaccgactgagccacccaggtgcccccagagccaTTTCTCTTTTGAGATAATGTGAAAGAGTTTGCACAGGTCTCAACTTTCTCCTGGAGATGGGAGTATATTACTAACACATGCTCTctctacagtctttgtttttcttcatgctacctccccttcctggagtaccaTACCCAGAGGTATGCTGGTAAATGCTTAACAACCAACTCTCTAGGAAACTTTTTAAAGCCCAGGTATGTACTGTTTGCCTATTTCTGTTGTGTAAATATTTCCATCATGGCCAGTTTCAAACTCCCAGTGTTTTACAGAACATGGATTTGGAATAAGATATTGTACAATTGGCGTTCATAAACTAGAGAAGTTAACTTTAGCATACCACTTTCTTTCATACCTAGTCCAGCTAGCAAGGATTAATTTGAACCACAAGGCACAACTAAAGTGTCAAATACTTCAGTCCAATCTTTAATAACAAAAttacactatttatttatttcagtgacAGCATCTGTTAACTACTAACAtatccttttatatatatgtctccactattaaatattaattatttaacattaagatcatgcatattttatatatccaCAGTATTGAAAGAAATAACTGCCACAAGAGGTATTTCATGTTTCTCAGTATATTTTTCTTGGATGAGTGAATAGGCAATATAATTTTACACTTAGAACTATTTTATGAGTACTCATGCTGGTTGGAGAGACCAGCCCCAGAGAGATGTGTTAGTGTAGCAGTGACCCCATGCTCAAAAAGTTTTCAGAACAGCTGAGAAGAAAGtgaatatgtattaaatactaaaatatcaCCAATGAAGGCATATGTATAAATCTTAccagtgaaggagaaaaataagtaatGGGTTATTGGCAATAATGAAACTGAGAAAGACGATACTATTGAAAATCTACACAGACATGGAGAACAAGAGGAGAAAACCTTATTAAAAGATAAGGATGGTTACTTCGCACAAGTCCCAACCCTCTCACTGATTCAGACATGAAACTCCATGCTATTGAACAGGGAATCTACACACTTGTCAGATGTTTAGATGGTCAGGCTTTCTAGAGCAATTCACATGTGTCTGCTTCAGTATTTgctgataaatagaaaaaagctGATAGATCTATCTGGTGACAGATATGgccaggagagaaaagaaacattactGCCCAATGATGAGGTGAAAACTGGTCTATAGCCAATGGCCACAGTAGCAGTTCAAAGTCTGGTCAAAAACTCAAGTTCCAAACTTGCCCCCAAGAAGTCAgaaatctttttataaataagtatgAAACTTTGGCATGAGAAACACAATATAGACAGATCAGAGACAGATATTGATTTCTGGTTCATAAACATGAGAAACTATATAAACagctatattttataaagaaacttaTTGCTATTATTGTCATTCATAcctataatttaataatattaacaaaattgtatatttttcaaaagaatcttTTTAGACACATTGTCTCTTATACATCTCATAATTATTTGGGGGATATAAAAGAACATTCTTATCTCAATTTGGCTATGAAAACAAGGGTTAATGATTAACTGAGATCACATATCTAGAAAGTGAAAGAATTATAGATTTAATCAGATGATCACACTccaaatattttacttctcttcTACTCAGATAGCTGCCCCAagattttttaatgggaaaactTGAGGATAGAGGTTATTTAATGCCCCCTCCGCAGTCCAAACCTGCGGAGAATTCTTAGACGAATCTGCTTTGTCTTGATGCTATAGACAATAGGGTTAAGCACTGGGGGGGAAAGCAGGTAAATATTGGCCATGATGATGTGAATTCTTGGAGACAGATGTTTCCCAAAACGATGGACCATTGACACCCCAATTACTGGCACAAAGAAAATGAGCACAACACAGATATGGGATATGCATGTGTTGAGTGCCTTCAGCCGCTCTTCATGAGATGCAATCCGCAGCACAGCATTCAGAATCAGGATATAAGAAAGAAGTATGCAGACTGAATCCACACCAAGTGTGGTAATAACTACACACAGGCCATAGATACTGCTGATCCTTGCATCTGAACAGGATAATTTCAGAATGTCTTGGTGCAAACAGAAGGTATGGGAAAGGGCATTGTCATGGCAGTAGTGATAATGTCTCAGTAGCAAAGGTGTAGGAAGTACAACTCCCATGCTTCTTAGCAAGCAGGCCAAACCAATCTTGCCTATTACACTGTTGTTAAGGATGGTAGTGTAGTGCAGTGGACGGCAGATAGCAACAAAACGGTCAAAGGCCATGGCCAGTAGCACCGAAGACTCCAGGAATGTGAATGTGTGGATGAAAAAGAGCTGAGCATAGCAAGCACTTGCCTGGATCTCCCGAGCATCCAGCCATAACACAGCAAGCATGGTGGGAAGTGTGGACATAGACATACCTAGGTCAGTCAGTGCCAAGATGGAAAGGAAGTAGTACATGGGCTGATGGAGTGATGACTCTATCCAAATGACAGAGAGGATGGTAACATTACCAATAAATGCTACCAAGTATGCAAGACAGAATGGGACTGAGATCCAAGAATAGACACACTCCAATCCATGAAATCCCCTCAGAATAAATATAGGCTCCATGGTGTTATTGTTATTCCAGACCACCATGGTGAACCTTGGCATACAGTGAAGAATCTTTTCTGTTATCCTTTTTTATCCCTCAAAGTTATCCCTTGTGAACATAAGCAGTGCAATCTGTATACAACATATCTTTCCTCTAACcttacagagaaaggaaggaggtacCTCTTATGGATCCTACATAAGAAACAGTTCCGAGTAGCAAAGAGCACTAAATTCCAGAACAAAAATGTGTACCACACACTGGTCATCTGGTCATCTCTGACAAGAACTCTGATGAATTTGCCCCAAGGacactaaaaatagaaacagcaaaagaggaaaagaagacatCTTTACCAAAcgtcataaaaatgaaaatagagaaaagtgaGAGTAAATGTCTATGGATTTGCATAAGCTTCCTGTCAGTGATGTTCTTGAGTTAATCATTTGTTGTTTCTAGGCTATCTCTTCATTCAGAGCAACTGAATTGTATCCAGGGACTCAACATAAtttcctttcatatttattttttattaaatactttataatatttaaaaattgagcatatctaatattttaatattaaaaaagtaaataccaCATtatataaaaaggggaaatgatAAAGAGTCAAGTCCATAATCCTAGCACACTTGCATATCTTTTAGCTGTTTAATATAGCAATTCTTCCTTAATCTAAACTCCTCACAGTAGTGGGGAAGATATTTATTATGATAAATATATCATAATAGTAACAATTTGACTATTAAAGTTATGCCTgcccacaaaataaaattaaaaccatatgtTTAAATCAGACATCTATCAGTAATAATGGGTAATATCCACTTCATTTATGTTTaccctttcttgctttttttttctcaaaatgatgcttataatcacatttttaaaaatattcaacctaggggcacctgggtagcccagctggttaagcatctgactcttgatatcagctcaggtcatgatctcatggttcatggattcaagcctggcatcaggcttcacactgacagcgtggagactgcttgggattctctctctctctctctctctctctctctgctcctccccctcttgtgctctctctttctcaacaaataaacattaaaaataaaataaaataaattattttaaaaatttaaacctaaatattagttttttccaattttatgacCCATTTGCACCTACCTCCATGAATCCACAGCAACCCCAGAAGTGTAGCCCTTAGCATCTGCAATCAGTGCCCTTTAGAAACAaccaatgtctttttcctttttcaaaatagaGTTCTAATGTCtggtttttctttccctgaacaATCTTCACTGTAATTGCCTCTGCTGATACTGGCCTTGGTATTCCCCGGGTTGATGGCATTGGGCACAGCTACACCCTATGAGATTCTCTGCCCCTTTAGTTCTCTGGGTCCTTATTTTAAGCCTGTCTAATGCCATTGACTGTCCTTGAGAAAATTCTTCATTTACCCCACGTTTTAAAGTCAGATCTCTCCTGCAATATCTCAGCATCTCCCTCATTCTTCCTTAGAGACACATAGTCTTGAACTCTTAAACGTCTAACACAGATTTTAGCTCTGGCCTGAAGTAAAGATCTTTCCAAAAGTAGCCCCAGATTGTTCATTGGCTCCATCTGTCCAGCATTGACCTTTTACtgtctctgttttatttcataaaaacttttttttaaattttcccctCTTGACTGATTCTGGTCCCCATTTTATAGTGTGAATGCTGAAAGTTCTCAGACTGAACAATCTGTCATTCCAGAGAAGATTTTAGGTTAGAATCTACAgctgagaaacagaaggaaatatgAAGCTATCTGTAAGAAGACAGATttgtcattttctcctttttcctccaaGTCCAGGCATCCCATCCTCTGGGAGTGGGGCACCTCCCTAGTCCTCTTCT from Panthera uncia isolate 11264 chromosome D1, Puncia_PCG_1.0, whole genome shotgun sequence harbors:
- the LOC125916906 gene encoding olfactory receptor 51L1-like; protein product: MPRFTMVVWNNNNTMEPIFILRGFHGLECVYSWISVPFCLAYLVAFIGNVTILSVIWIESSLHQPMYYFLSILALTDLGMSMSTLPTMLAVLWLDAREIQASACYAQLFFIHTFTFLESSVLLAMAFDRFVAICRPLHYTTILNNSVIGKIGLACLLRSMGVVLPTPLLLRHYHYCHDNALSHTFCLHQDILKLSCSDARISSIYGLCVVITTLGVDSVCILLSYILILNAVLRIASHEERLKALNTCISHICVVLIFFVPVIGVSMVHRFGKHLSPRIHIIMANIYLLSPPVLNPIVYSIKTKQIRLRILRRFGLRRGH